In a genomic window of Flavobacterium lipolyticum:
- a CDS encoding 2-hydroxyacid dehydrogenase, which yields MSIKILHIDSNHPVLWQQLEDAGFENHADFKSSKEEIEAKIANYNGIVIRSRFKIDKTFLDQASNLKFIARVGAGLESIDCEYAETKGIHLIAAPEGNRNAVAEHSLGVILSLFNNLNQADAEVKSGHWNRESNRGHELDGKTVGIIGYGNMGKAFAKKLRGFETEVLCYDILDNVGDQNARQVSLAELQQKSDVLSLHLPWTPETDKMVDQSFINAFSKPFWIINTSRGKNIVTADLVEAMKTKKILGAGLDVLEYEKLSFETLFQEESTPEALRYLMESKNVLLTPHIAGWTFESHKRLAQVIADKIKVVFNR from the coding sequence ATGAGTATAAAAATTCTTCATATTGATAGCAATCATCCGGTTTTATGGCAACAATTGGAAGATGCAGGTTTTGAAAACCATGCAGATTTTAAATCTTCAAAAGAAGAAATTGAAGCGAAAATTGCAAACTACAACGGAATTGTGATCCGAAGCCGTTTTAAAATTGACAAGACCTTTTTAGATCAGGCAAGTAACTTAAAATTTATTGCTCGTGTAGGGGCTGGCCTGGAAAGTATTGACTGCGAGTATGCCGAAACAAAAGGAATTCATTTAATTGCCGCGCCGGAAGGAAATCGTAATGCAGTTGCAGAACATTCGCTGGGAGTGATTTTGTCCTTGTTTAATAATCTCAATCAGGCAGATGCCGAAGTGAAATCAGGACATTGGAATCGGGAAAGTAACCGCGGTCATGAATTGGATGGTAAAACAGTGGGGATCATTGGTTACGGAAATATGGGAAAAGCATTTGCGAAAAAACTTCGCGGCTTTGAAACGGAAGTGTTGTGTTACGATATTCTGGATAATGTAGGAGATCAAAATGCGAGACAGGTGTCATTAGCTGAGCTACAGCAAAAAAGCGATGTGCTGAGTCTTCATCTCCCGTGGACTCCTGAGACGGATAAAATGGTGGATCAAAGTTTTATAAATGCTTTTTCAAAACCCTTTTGGATTATAAATACCTCACGCGGTAAAAACATTGTCACAGCAGATTTAGTAGAGGCGATGAAAACTAAAAAGATTCTAGGCGCGGGTCTGGATGTTTTGGAGTATGAGAAATTATCTTTCGAAACCTTATTTCAGGAAGAAAGTACGCCGGAAGCCTTGCGATATTTAATGGAGTCTAAAAATGTTTTACTGACGCCTCATATTGCCGGCTGGACATTCGAAAGTCATAAACGACTGGCTCAGGTGATAGCCGATAAGATAAAAGTGGTCTTTAATAGATAG
- a CDS encoding alpha/beta hydrolase, with protein MATKDLTIILVHGAWGDGSHWQHVIPGLVKEGYKVRSVQNPLTSLQDDINKTQDLIDAQEGKVLLVGHSYGGAVISGAGHHDKVVGLVYIAAFAPDAGDSLGALLGRRPGSGGASIYPDPKGFLWIKYDEFHDAFAQDLDHKETLVLSLAQKPIHGQCFGDIAGEPAWKNKPSWYQISNFDNMIPPETEKEMAERINPKKIIRLDAGHASLASHPKEVTALILEAAATF; from the coding sequence ATGGCAACAAAAGATTTAACCATTATTTTGGTTCACGGTGCTTGGGGAGATGGTTCACATTGGCAACATGTAATTCCGGGACTAGTAAAAGAAGGGTATAAAGTGCGAAGCGTTCAAAACCCTTTGACTTCTTTACAAGATGACATCAATAAAACTCAGGATCTAATTGATGCTCAGGAAGGAAAAGTGCTTCTGGTAGGACATTCTTATGGAGGAGCAGTAATTTCGGGTGCCGGACATCATGATAAAGTGGTAGGCTTAGTTTACATTGCAGCATTTGCTCCTGATGCAGGAGATAGCCTGGGAGCTCTTTTAGGTCGTAGACCAGGATCGGGCGGAGCCAGTATTTATCCTGACCCAAAAGGTTTTCTATGGATTAAATATGACGAGTTTCATGACGCATTTGCTCAGGATTTAGACCATAAAGAAACACTGGTCTTATCACTGGCCCAAAAACCGATACACGGACAATGTTTTGGAGACATCGCAGGTGAACCGGCATGGAAAAACAAACCAAGCTGGTATCAAATTTCCAACTTCGACAATATGATTCCACCGGAAACAGAAAAAGAAATGGCGGAGCGAATAAACCCCAAAAAAATCATTCGTCTCGATGCAGGACATGCCTCTCTCGCATCACACCCCAAAGAAGTGACAGCCTTAATTTTAGAAGCAGCTGCTACATTCTAA
- the nhaA gene encoding Na+/H+ antiporter NhaA — MKLTKTFKAFFNNEKSGGLLLLFVTIISLYLANSSYQTEYIAFWEKDLNGHSITHWINDGLMAIFFLLIGLELEREIYHGELSNIKNASLPIMAALGGMLVPAGIFLILNFGTATQNGAGIPMATDIAFAIGILSLLGKKVPSSLKVFLTALAVIDDLGAIIVIAIFYTTSIAFINLAIALGIWVFLFVLNRLKVHNLIPYLIGGVVMWYFMLNSGVHATITGVILAFVIPFGSGDENSVSYKLQHFLHKPVAFFILPLFAVANTCIAIQSDWHEGLNHPNTFGIILGLVVGKPLGILLFSAIGVSLGLCSLPKNLKWAHILGAGMLGGIGFTMSIFITILAFKDPEIIVFSKIAILIASVLSGLFGLFYLKFTLSKKKKA; from the coding sequence ATGAAATTAACAAAAACTTTTAAAGCCTTCTTCAACAATGAAAAATCAGGAGGACTACTCCTGCTTTTTGTCACCATCATATCGCTTTATCTTGCCAATTCATCTTATCAAACGGAATATATTGCTTTCTGGGAAAAAGACCTCAACGGACATTCAATTACACACTGGATTAATGATGGTTTAATGGCTATTTTCTTTTTGTTAATTGGCTTAGAATTAGAAAGAGAGATTTATCATGGTGAATTGTCCAATATTAAAAATGCATCTTTACCTATCATGGCTGCCTTAGGAGGCATGCTAGTGCCTGCCGGTATTTTTCTGATTTTAAATTTTGGAACAGCAACTCAAAACGGAGCAGGAATCCCAATGGCAACCGACATCGCTTTTGCTATTGGAATCTTATCTCTCTTAGGAAAAAAAGTTCCTTCGTCGCTAAAAGTTTTTTTAACTGCCTTAGCTGTTATAGATGATTTGGGAGCCATAATCGTTATTGCTATATTTTATACAACCTCAATCGCATTTATAAATCTTGCAATTGCGTTGGGAATCTGGGTTTTCTTGTTTGTTTTGAATCGTTTGAAAGTTCACAACCTTATCCCGTATCTTATCGGAGGTGTTGTAATGTGGTATTTCATGCTAAACTCAGGTGTTCATGCTACCATCACGGGAGTTATTCTAGCTTTTGTAATTCCATTTGGAAGTGGCGATGAAAATTCTGTTTCTTATAAATTGCAGCATTTTCTACACAAACCGGTTGCTTTTTTTATTCTGCCTTTGTTTGCTGTTGCGAATACCTGTATCGCTATTCAGTCGGACTGGCATGAAGGTTTGAATCACCCTAATACATTTGGAATTATCCTGGGGCTCGTAGTAGGGAAACCTTTAGGAATTTTACTTTTCTCGGCTATTGGTGTAAGTCTTGGATTGTGCAGCTTGCCTAAAAACTTAAAATGGGCTCATATACTAGGTGCCGGAATGCTGGGCGGAATTGGTTTTACCATGTCCATCTTCATCACTATTCTGGCTTTCAAAGATCCTGAAATTATTGTTTTCTCGAAGATCGCTATTCTGATTGCCTCTGTGCTTTCAGGTCTTTTTGGATTATTCTATCTAAAGTTTACTTTGTCGAAGAAAAAGAAGGCCTAG
- the proC gene encoding pyrroline-5-carboxylate reductase, whose translation MKVHIIGGGNLGVSIALGIAKFSKNNQVTVTRRNTASIQYLSEYGITVSSDNKHTIQEADVVILTIKPYQVDTVLAEILPVIKGKTIASAVSGLSLDMLQSKTNNEFAVVRIMPNIAAQFGESATCISFPEQDREKALPIVDLFQDLGTAPVIDEKLMDAATVLGACGTAYALRYIRASMQAGIEIGFDSNTALAIAAQTVKGAAKMLLEEQVHPEQLIDRVTTPQGCTIVGLNEMEHNGFSSSLIKGIKTSLKQIKG comes from the coding sequence ATGAAAGTACACATTATAGGAGGCGGAAACCTCGGGGTTTCTATTGCCTTGGGAATTGCTAAATTCTCTAAAAATAATCAGGTTACCGTTACAAGAAGAAACACCGCCAGTATTCAGTATTTATCAGAGTATGGAATTACGGTTTCATCAGATAATAAACATACTATTCAGGAAGCTGATGTGGTTATTTTAACCATAAAACCCTATCAGGTAGACACTGTTTTAGCAGAGATTTTGCCTGTTATTAAAGGAAAAACAATTGCCTCGGCTGTAAGTGGATTGTCTCTGGACATGCTTCAGTCTAAAACCAATAATGAATTTGCAGTAGTTAGAATTATGCCCAATATTGCTGCGCAGTTTGGTGAATCGGCAACCTGTATTTCTTTTCCTGAACAAGACAGAGAAAAAGCATTACCAATTGTTGATTTGTTTCAGGATTTGGGGACTGCTCCGGTAATTGACGAAAAATTAATGGATGCAGCAACCGTTCTTGGCGCATGCGGAACAGCCTATGCCTTAAGATATATTCGCGCTTCTATGCAGGCCGGAATCGAAATTGGATTTGATTCTAATACGGCTTTGGCTATCGCTGCTCAAACGGTCAAAGGAGCGGCAAAAATGTTACTGGAGGAACAAGTACACCCCGAACAATTAATCGACCGTGTAACGACGCCTCAGGGTTGTACAATTGTAGGTTTGAATGAAATGGAGCATAATGGTTTCAGCTCATCGCTAATCAAAGGAATTAAGACCTCTTTGAAGCAAATCAAAGGATAG
- the mgtE gene encoding magnesium transporter, whose translation MEFKVSKDLIQQLEEHIVKKNDKELEILLNDLHHADIAEILDELDFDDATYIFKVLDSDKTAEILLELEDDLRENILSRLSPKEIAEELDELETNDAADIIAELSQDIKAEVISELNDVEHAKDIVELLRYDENTAGGLMGKELVKVNENWNVLTCVKEMRIQAENVSRVHSIYVVDDENRLKGRLSLKDLLTTSTKTQIGDIYIRKLNFVNVDTEDVEVARIMQKYDLEAIPVVDELGRLAGRITIDDIVDVIKDEADKDYQLAAGITQDVESNDSVLELTKARLPWLLIGMVIEIVASFVLKGNEATFQKYSTLIIFVPLLSATAGNIGVQASAIVVQGLANGTLKEFSRGYFSKEITVSMISGTIISLLLLGYHSIMYQQYLVGMAISISMIVVILFAATLGTLVPLFLHKNKIDPAIATGPFITTTNDVFGIMLYFGVAKLILGF comes from the coding sequence ATGGAGTTCAAAGTTAGCAAAGACTTAATCCAACAATTAGAAGAGCACATTGTTAAGAAAAATGACAAGGAACTTGAAATTTTACTTAATGATTTGCACCATGCTGATATAGCCGAAATTCTGGACGAGCTGGATTTCGACGATGCTACCTATATTTTTAAGGTTTTAGATAGTGATAAAACGGCCGAGATTCTTCTGGAACTAGAAGATGATCTTCGTGAAAACATCTTAAGCCGTCTGTCGCCTAAAGAGATTGCAGAAGAGCTTGATGAGCTGGAAACTAATGATGCGGCCGATATTATTGCCGAACTTTCGCAGGACATTAAAGCAGAGGTAATCTCTGAGTTAAACGACGTTGAGCATGCTAAAGACATTGTCGAATTATTGCGTTACGACGAGAATACTGCCGGAGGTTTGATGGGAAAAGAGCTGGTGAAAGTTAATGAAAACTGGAATGTTCTTACCTGTGTCAAAGAAATGCGTATTCAGGCCGAGAATGTTTCCAGAGTACATTCAATTTATGTCGTTGACGATGAGAATCGTTTGAAAGGCAGGCTGTCTCTTAAAGATTTATTGACCACTTCTACCAAAACACAGATCGGAGATATTTACATCAGAAAGTTAAATTTTGTAAATGTTGATACCGAAGATGTTGAAGTTGCCCGTATCATGCAGAAGTATGACTTAGAAGCAATTCCGGTGGTAGACGAGTTAGGCCGTTTGGCAGGAAGAATTACTATCGATGATATCGTAGACGTAATTAAGGACGAAGCTGATAAAGATTATCAGTTGGCAGCGGGTATTACACAAGACGTTGAATCTAACGATAGTGTTCTGGAATTGACCAAGGCACGTTTGCCATGGCTTTTAATTGGAATGGTAATCGAAATTGTGGCATCATTTGTACTAAAGGGTAACGAAGCCACTTTTCAGAAATATTCAACTCTGATTATTTTTGTGCCGTTGCTTTCTGCGACAGCAGGTAACATTGGAGTTCAGGCTTCGGCAATCGTTGTGCAGGGTTTGGCAAACGGAACATTAAAAGAATTCAGCAGAGGATATTTTAGCAAGGAGATAACCGTTTCGATGATTTCGGGAACTATTATTTCATTACTTTTACTGGGATATCATTCCATTATGTACCAACAATACCTGGTAGGAATGGCCATTTCAATTTCGATGATTGTAGTAATTTTGTTTGCAGCGACTCTGGGAACTTTAGTGCCGTTGTTTTTACATAAAAATAAAATCGATCCCGCTATTGCAACAGGACCTTTTATCACCACAACCAATGACGTATTTGGTATTATGCTCTACTTCGGAGTAGCCAAACTTATTCTTGGATTCTAA
- the rsmA gene encoding 16S rRNA (adenine(1518)-N(6)/adenine(1519)-N(6))-dimethyltransferase RsmA: MEKVKAKKHLGQHFLKDESIAKAIADTLSLNGYDEVLEIGPGMGVLTKYLLDKPINTHVIEIDTESVAYLGENYPKLKDNIISQDFLKYNINEVYENKQFAIIGNFPYNISTQIVFRTLEFKHQIPEFSGMFQKEVAERICEKKGSKAYGILSVLAQAFYTTEYLFTVDENVFIPPPKVKSGVMRMTRKEDYSLPCGEKLFFTVVKTAFQQRRKTLRNSLKTLNLTDKLREDTIFDKRPEQLSVEEFIELTQKIEADGVQS; the protein is encoded by the coding sequence ATGGAAAAAGTAAAAGCTAAAAAACATTTAGGACAACACTTTTTAAAGGATGAAAGTATCGCCAAAGCAATTGCAGATACCTTAAGCCTGAACGGATATGATGAGGTTTTAGAGATAGGGCCGGGGATGGGTGTGTTGACTAAGTATTTGCTTGACAAACCAATTAATACACACGTGATCGAGATCGACACAGAATCGGTGGCGTATTTAGGTGAAAATTATCCAAAATTAAAAGATAACATTATTTCTCAGGATTTCCTGAAGTACAATATTAATGAGGTTTACGAGAACAAGCAATTTGCTATTATCGGAAACTTCCCTTATAATATTTCAACACAGATTGTTTTTAGAACTTTAGAATTTAAACATCAGATTCCGGAATTTTCGGGGATGTTTCAAAAAGAAGTTGCAGAACGAATCTGCGAGAAAAAAGGATCAAAGGCTTACGGAATCTTATCCGTTCTGGCCCAGGCTTTCTATACTACAGAGTACCTGTTTACAGTAGATGAAAACGTCTTTATTCCTCCGCCCAAGGTGAAGTCGGGTGTGATGAGAATGACCCGAAAGGAAGATTATAGTCTTCCTTGTGGAGAAAAATTGTTTTTCACAGTAGTGAAAACGGCTTTTCAGCAAAGACGAAAAACATTACGTAACAGTTTGAAAACATTAAATTTAACTGATAAGTTGCGAGAAGACACTATCTTTGATAAACGTCCTGAACAGCTTAGCGTAGAAGAATTTATTGAACTGACTCAAAAAATAGAAGCCGATGGAGTTCAAAGTTAG
- a CDS encoding nucleotidyl transferase AbiEii/AbiGii toxin family protein translates to MSKLWNQNIDEFITLANKHQVRMLMVGGGAVNFHGYQRHSADVDFWIETTAENFKRLILVFNDMGYEIDDFPDNVKRQEQNISVKFSPTDLDLELITRFSVNKTFDEAYRDSEETTVSDKTFLKWNVLSLEDLITSKIKANRAKDLLDIQQLREINKK, encoded by the coding sequence ATGTCAAAATTGTGGAATCAAAACATTGATGAATTTATCACTTTAGCCAATAAACATCAGGTTCGTATGCTTATGGTAGGTGGAGGAGCGGTTAATTTTCATGGTTATCAGCGACATTCAGCAGATGTTGATTTTTGGATCGAGACAACAGCAGAGAATTTTAAAAGACTGATTCTTGTTTTTAACGATATGGGGTATGAAATTGATGATTTTCCTGATAATGTGAAAAGACAAGAACAGAATATATCCGTTAAATTTTCGCCTACAGACTTAGATTTGGAGTTAATTACCAGATTTTCGGTAAATAAAACTTTTGATGAGGCTTATAGGGATAGTGAAGAAACAACGGTTAGTGATAAAACATTTTTAAAATGGAATGTTTTATCACTGGAAGACCTGATTACAAGTAAGATTAAAGCGAACAGAGCTAAAGATTTACTCGATATTCAGCAGCTTCGTGAAATAAATAAGAAGTAG
- a CDS encoding DUF4286 family protein — protein sequence MIIYNVTTNIHESVQERWLKWMQEKHIPEILATQKFSSARIVRVMIEEEMGGITYSVQYVTDSKETLERYYIEDEPAFHREALELFADKMLSFRTELEVISEH from the coding sequence ATGATTATTTACAACGTTACTACCAATATACACGAGAGCGTTCAGGAGCGATGGTTAAAGTGGATGCAAGAGAAACATATACCGGAAATTCTGGCCACACAAAAGTTTTCTTCGGCAAGAATTGTCAGAGTGATGATTGAGGAAGAAATGGGTGGGATTACCTATTCTGTTCAATATGTTACAGACAGCAAAGAAACGTTAGAACGTTATTATATCGAAGACGAACCGGCATTTCATAGAGAAGCGTTGGAATTATTTGCTGATAAAATGCTTTCTTTCAGAACAGAGCTGGAAGTGATTTCGGAACATTAA
- a CDS encoding tetratricopeptide repeat protein codes for MKNSIIYIVLFWSAFAFSQNEQLAQYYYDKGDFEKAKISYEELLNSSPSNTQYFLRTIDCYQQLQQFDTAQKVIQDRYNKYKQGVFLVELGYNFQLQKNDAKAKSYYEQAIEKIKTNPNDVYGVGNSFEKKVLLEYALRAYQTAMSIQPNYNFNFQIGMLYGQLGQTDQMIDLLLTESYKNPQNANLIQTQLSRFMNGETDNTAFKDAMRKALILRTQKDQDVFWNHYLSWFYVQQKEFGKAFIQEKAIYKRDPESLSSIVNLGQFALNEDDTDTAEEIFNFILQTTKDRDLLIQTNSSLMQIKIDKAQEKEYPLINSELQQLLITYEITPFTLSLQIIQAHFLAFSLKKTEEGKDIIKKALELNLNAYQQADAKMELADILLLEEKFNQALIYYSQIQLDLKNDVMAHEASLKAAKTSYYKGDFEWALKQFKELKAANTQLIANDALEYFLLINDNTVADSTQTALKQFAKGDFLMYQNKKQEAIAQFQGILKTFKGQEIEAVTMLRLGKIYESLKDYTSALAQYQQIIDYHGDGIYIDEALFFSAEIYNDELHNAEKAKPLYEKVIFNHQDSIYFVDARKKYRELRGDKNL; via the coding sequence ATGAAAAACAGCATCATCTATATCGTCTTATTCTGGTCTGCTTTTGCATTTTCACAGAATGAACAGCTTGCGCAGTATTATTACGATAAAGGTGATTTTGAAAAAGCTAAAATCAGTTACGAAGAACTTTTAAACAGTTCGCCGTCCAATACACAATATTTTTTAAGAACAATTGACTGTTATCAGCAGTTGCAGCAGTTTGACACTGCACAGAAAGTAATTCAGGATCGTTACAACAAATACAAACAAGGCGTTTTTTTAGTAGAGTTAGGGTATAATTTCCAACTGCAGAAAAACGATGCGAAAGCCAAAAGTTACTACGAACAGGCGATCGAAAAGATTAAAACCAATCCGAATGATGTTTACGGAGTTGGTAATTCTTTTGAGAAAAAAGTATTGCTTGAGTATGCATTACGAGCCTATCAGACCGCCATGTCAATTCAGCCGAATTATAATTTCAATTTTCAAATCGGAATGTTGTACGGACAGTTAGGGCAGACGGACCAGATGATTGATCTTCTGCTGACAGAATCGTACAAAAATCCACAGAACGCAAATTTAATACAGACACAGCTGTCTCGTTTCATGAACGGTGAAACGGATAATACCGCTTTTAAAGATGCGATGCGAAAAGCTTTGATTCTGAGAACACAAAAAGATCAGGATGTGTTTTGGAATCATTATCTGAGTTGGTTTTATGTACAGCAGAAAGAATTCGGTAAAGCCTTTATTCAGGAAAAAGCAATTTACAAACGCGACCCGGAATCACTCTCAAGCATTGTTAATCTGGGACAATTTGCGTTAAATGAAGATGACACTGACACAGCAGAGGAAATTTTTAATTTTATTCTTCAGACGACTAAAGATCGTGATTTACTCATTCAGACAAATTCGTCTTTGATGCAGATAAAAATCGATAAAGCGCAGGAAAAAGAGTATCCATTAATCAATTCCGAACTACAACAATTGCTCATAACCTATGAAATAACTCCTTTTACCTTATCTTTGCAAATAATTCAGGCACATTTCCTGGCATTTAGTCTCAAAAAGACAGAAGAAGGTAAGGATATTATTAAAAAAGCGCTGGAATTAAATCTGAATGCCTATCAGCAGGCAGATGCGAAAATGGAACTGGCAGACATTCTGCTTTTAGAAGAGAAGTTCAATCAGGCACTTATTTATTATTCGCAAATTCAATTGGATTTGAAGAATGATGTAATGGCGCATGAAGCGAGTTTGAAAGCCGCCAAAACAAGTTATTACAAAGGTGATTTCGAGTGGGCTTTGAAACAGTTTAAAGAATTGAAGGCGGCAAATACGCAATTAATTGCCAATGATGCACTCGAGTATTTTTTACTGATCAACGACAATACAGTTGCCGATTCAACACAAACCGCTTTGAAGCAGTTTGCCAAAGGTGATTTTTTGATGTATCAGAATAAAAAGCAGGAAGCAATAGCTCAGTTTCAAGGGATATTGAAAACGTTTAAAGGGCAGGAAATTGAAGCTGTTACAATGTTGCGTTTAGGTAAAATTTACGAAAGCCTGAAGGATTACACCTCAGCTTTGGCGCAGTACCAGCAGATTATTGACTATCATGGTGACGGAATTTATATCGACGAAGCCTTGTTTTTCTCTGCAGAAATTTACAACGACGAATTGCATAATGCAGAAAAGGCAAAGCCTTTATATGAGAAGGTAATTTTTAATCATCAGGACAGTATTTACTTTGTTGATGCCAGAAAAAAATACCGGGAGTTAAGAGGAGACAAGAATTTATAA
- the lgt gene encoding prolipoprotein diacylglyceryl transferase: MGGILNWDADPVIFWITDSFPLKYYGAFFACGLLLGYAIVRNIYKKENLSLDNLDSLLVYVIVGTILGARLGHCFFYEPSYFLQHPIEILLPIQKVAGVYKFVGYQGLASHGGSIGVLIAMVLYCRKYKVKFLWLLDKMAIGVPVTGAFIRFGNFMNSEIYGKPTNGNWGVVFQRDDLIPRHPTQLYEAFAYLLIFVILLMMYKSEKIRKTDGLIFGYFLMLLFLARFIIEFFKENQEAFENSMLINMGQILSIPFILIGLGLIVWKSKKNVLI, encoded by the coding sequence ATGGGAGGGATTTTAAATTGGGACGCAGATCCCGTTATTTTTTGGATTACAGATAGTTTTCCATTAAAATATTATGGCGCTTTTTTTGCCTGCGGATTACTGCTGGGCTACGCTATAGTGCGTAATATTTACAAAAAAGAAAATCTTTCGCTCGATAATCTTGATAGTTTATTGGTTTATGTGATCGTCGGGACCATTTTGGGTGCGAGATTGGGACATTGTTTTTTTTACGAACCGTCCTATTTTTTACAGCATCCTATAGAGATTCTGTTGCCCATACAAAAAGTTGCGGGAGTTTATAAATTTGTTGGATACCAAGGGCTCGCTAGTCATGGAGGTTCAATAGGAGTTCTAATCGCTATGGTTTTATATTGCCGAAAGTATAAAGTAAAATTCCTGTGGCTTTTAGATAAAATGGCAATTGGAGTTCCGGTAACGGGAGCTTTTATCAGATTTGGAAATTTTATGAATTCTGAGATTTACGGAAAACCTACCAATGGAAACTGGGGTGTGGTTTTTCAGAGAGATGATTTGATTCCAAGACACCCGACACAGCTGTATGAAGCCTTTGCCTACCTGTTGATTTTTGTGATTTTATTGATGATGTACAAATCAGAGAAGATACGAAAAACGGATGGTTTGATCTTTGGCTATTTCCTGATGTTACTGTTTCTGGCGCGATTTATAATTGAGTTTTTCAAAGAAAATCAGGAAGCTTTCGAAAATAGTATGCTTATTAACATGGGGCAAATATTGAGTATTCCTTTTATTTTGATAGGTCTGGGACTGATTGTCTGGAAGTCTAAGAAGAATGTTCTTATTTAG
- the serS gene encoding serine--tRNA ligase produces the protein MLQIAFIRENQEKVIKALAKRNIDAKSVVEEVVQLDENRRATQVELDNTLSESNKLSKDIGELMKAGEKSKAAILKEKTVSLKEKSKELGEKAEALAAELTNKLYTLPNLPADIVPEGKTPDDNLNVFQEGDIPVLHEGAQPHWELVKKYDIIDFELGVKITGAGFPVYKGKGARLQRALINYFLDKNTAAGYNEVQVPHLVNEASGYGTGQLPDKEGQMYHSTVDDLYLIPTAEVPVTNLFRDVILNESDLPVLHTAYTPCFRREAGSYGAHVRGLNRLHQFDKVEIVRVEHPDKSYEALDGMVEHVKDILKELKLPYRVLRLCGGDMGFTSSLTYDFEVFSTAQDRWLEISSVSNFETFQANRLKLRFKDKDGKNQLAHTLNGSSLALPRVLAGILENYQTPEGIVVPEVLRPYCGFDIIN, from the coding sequence ATGTTACAAATCGCATTTATTAGAGAGAATCAGGAGAAAGTAATCAAGGCTTTAGCAAAACGAAATATCGATGCTAAAAGCGTTGTGGAAGAAGTGGTGCAATTAGACGAAAACCGTCGCGCAACACAAGTAGAATTAGACAACACTTTATCCGAATCTAATAAATTGTCCAAAGATATAGGGGAATTGATGAAAGCTGGCGAGAAATCGAAAGCCGCAATCTTGAAAGAGAAAACAGTTTCCTTAAAAGAAAAAAGCAAAGAATTGGGCGAAAAAGCAGAAGCTTTAGCTGCCGAATTAACCAATAAATTATACACTTTACCCAATCTTCCTGCTGATATTGTTCCCGAAGGAAAAACACCGGATGACAATCTGAACGTTTTTCAGGAAGGAGATATTCCGGTTTTGCACGAAGGAGCACAACCACACTGGGAGTTGGTGAAAAAGTATGATATCATCGATTTTGAATTGGGTGTAAAAATTACTGGAGCAGGGTTTCCGGTTTATAAAGGAAAAGGAGCCCGTTTACAGCGTGCTTTGATCAATTACTTTTTAGACAAAAATACTGCTGCCGGATACAACGAAGTTCAGGTACCGCATTTGGTAAACGAAGCTTCAGGTTATGGAACAGGACAATTACCGGACAAAGAAGGGCAAATGTATCATTCAACTGTTGATGATTTGTATTTGATTCCAACCGCTGAGGTTCCGGTTACGAATTTGTTTCGTGATGTGATTTTAAACGAGAGCGATTTGCCGGTTTTGCATACCGCTTATACGCCATGTTTCCGTCGTGAGGCAGGTTCTTACGGAGCTCACGTGCGTGGATTGAATCGTTTGCACCAGTTCGACAAAGTAGAAATTGTACGTGTGGAGCACCCGGATAAGTCTTATGAAGCATTAGACGGAATGGTCGAACACGTAAAAGACATTTTGAAAGAATTAAAATTACCATACCGTGTTTTACGTTTGTGTGGGGGTGATATGGGCTTCACATCTTCTTTGACTTATGATTTTGAAGTGTTTTCAACGGCACAGGATCGTTGGTTAGAAATCAGCTCAGTTTCTAACTTTGAGACTTTTCAGGCCAACCGTTTGAAATTGCGTTTCAAAGACAAAGACGGAAAAAATCAATTGGCACATACCCTAAACGGAAGTTCATTGGCATTGCCAAGAGTTTTGGCCGGAATTTTAGAAAATTACCAAACTCCGGAAGGAATCGTAGTACCGGAAGTATTACGTCCATACTGTGGATTTGATATTATAAATTAA